A window from Candidatus Omnitrophota bacterium encodes these proteins:
- a CDS encoding type II secretion system F family protein: MNFKYTAKDMNGKNISGTLEAPDRSSAIGGLRKKELIIISLSEEASHSMFSMRFGSGKKIKIDDLVIFSRQLATMVDAGIPLVGALDILSEQVENKTFAEIVVDIRNKVETGSSLSEALSAHKKVFSQLFVNMVKAGESSGMLDEILDRLALYLEKTSSLQRKVKSALVYPAVVTSMALGITLLLLLKVIPVFKGIFSGFGAQLPMPTLVLITISDALQKYFIICAGGAIAIGFLIFRFFKTEKGRLMFDSALLRLPVFGILFTKVAVSKFTRTFSTLVKSGVPILSSLEIVGKTSGNKLVERAIEEVRANVREGEGIAEPLSRSKIFPPMVTRMVSVGEQTGQLEKMLSKIADFYDEQVDASVSGLTSMMEPLIIAFLGIVIGSIVICMFLPIFKITSIVSG; the protein is encoded by the coding sequence ATGAATTTTAAATATACAGCCAAAGACATGAACGGTAAGAATATCTCAGGCACGCTTGAAGCCCCGGACCGTTCCTCTGCGATAGGCGGGCTAAGGAAGAAGGAACTTATTATAATATCACTCTCCGAAGAAGCTTCCCATTCAATGTTCTCGATGCGTTTTGGCTCCGGGAAGAAGATAAAGATCGACGACCTTGTGATATTTTCGAGACAGCTGGCGACCATGGTGGATGCCGGTATTCCTCTTGTAGGCGCGCTCGACATACTGAGCGAACAGGTCGAGAACAAGACTTTTGCCGAAATCGTCGTCGATATCCGTAATAAAGTCGAAACGGGGTCGAGCCTTTCGGAGGCGTTGTCTGCGCATAAAAAAGTGTTTTCACAGCTTTTCGTTAACATGGTAAAAGCCGGAGAGTCGAGCGGTATGCTCGACGAGATACTCGATCGCCTTGCGCTTTATCTGGAAAAGACGAGTTCTCTTCAGCGAAAAGTAAAATCGGCGCTCGTCTATCCTGCAGTAGTGACAAGCATGGCTTTGGGCATAACACTCCTTCTTCTCTTAAAAGTCATCCCGGTCTTTAAAGGCATATTTTCGGGTTTTGGAGCCCAGCTCCCAATGCCGACCCTGGTACTTATTACGATAAGCGACGCCCTGCAAAAATATTTTATTATCTGCGCCGGAGGGGCGATAGCCATCGGGTTTTTAATATTCCGGTTTTTCAAGACCGAAAAAGGGCGGCTTATGTTCGATAGCGCATTACTGCGGCTACCGGTATTCGGCATACTATTTACCAAAGTTGCGGTAAGTAAGTTTACCAGGACTTTTTCCACCCTTGTCAAATCGGGCGTTCCAATACTGTCGTCGCTGGAAATAGTCGGGAAGACGTCCGGTAATAAGCTTGTCGAGCGCGCGATAGAAGAAGTTCGCGCTAATGTCCGCGAGGGGGAGGGCATAGCGGAGCCTCTTTCGCGATCCAAGATATTTCCCCCTATGGTTACCAGGATGGTATCCGTTGGTGAACAGACGGGGCAATTGGAGAAGATGCTGTCGAAGATAGCGGATTTTTACGATGAGCAGGTCGATGCTTCGGTAAGCGGCCTTACCAGCATGATGGAGCCCCTGATCATAGCTTTTCTGGGTATTGTTATAGGTTCGATAGTCATATGTATGTTCCTGCCTATATTCAAGATAACATCGATAGTTAGCGGGTAA
- a CDS encoding prepilin-type N-terminal cleavage/methylation domain-containing protein, with protein MMIMLRKKGFTLVEIMIVVAIIGLLAAIAIPNFVRARQKAQAEACIANLRQIEGATQVWAVDTGAADTATPTWNDLVPNYIRTQPACPAGGNYTLATVNNRPTCSVGNTVSPAHSLS; from the coding sequence ATGATGATAATGTTGAGAAAGAAAGGCTTTACGCTTGTTGAAATAATGATAGTAGTCGCAATCATCGGTCTATTGGCGGCGATAGCCATTCCGAACTTTGTCAGAGCCAGGCAGAAAGCTCAGGCCGAGGCGTGCATAGCTAACCTCAGGCAGATAGAGGGGGCCACTCAGGTATGGGCTGTTGATACCGGCGCGGCTGATACCGCTACACCTACATGGAACGATCTGGTTCCGAACTATATCAGGACTCAGCCTGCGTGCCCGGCTGGCGGGAATTATACGCTTGCCACGGTTAATAACAGGCCGACATGTTCGGTTGGCAATACAGTTAGCCCCGCGCATTCTCTGTCATAA
- a CDS encoding GspE/PulE family protein, with the protein MAESLKDKLVKALIDGKLVKEKDLDTALAIQRKSGGSLGKILVENGFVSEKEMMIAMSRQLNMPPIDLSKYKIDKSLSELIPEKVARQYQLIPISKLGKVLTVAMSDPLNLFAIDDLKILTNYKIDLVIATENDIREAINNYYGLHAQEISKILEEIPHYDLEIAGKDAEEDMDVSDIAEQSKSAPIVKIVNLILNEAMKRRASDIHIEPAEKALRIRYRIDGNLREVLSLPKKNQNAVIARLKIMSKLDITETRLPQDGRFKINFDGKEIDFRVSVLPIAFGGKIVLRALDKANLSTGIEKLGFLPGPMNTFKTALKSPYGMILVTGPTGSGKSTTLYSIITQLNTSERNIVTLEDPVEYEIEGITQIPARPEIGLTFSSGLKSILRQSPDIVMVGEIRDSETADIAIKASLTGQLIMSTLHTNDSAGAVTRLIDMGVEPFLVASSLVLASAQRLMRKICPNCKTAVDIPESALKRFGLSHEDAERRGVKNFYHGKGCAKCNSTGYYGRIGILEALLIDDKVRDMIMKKVSSDVIKDYAVKELHMMTLRDNAVENLMSGATSFEEVLRVTSED; encoded by the coding sequence ATGGCTGAATCCTTAAAAGATAAATTAGTTAAAGCGCTGATCGATGGAAAACTGGTCAAGGAAAAAGACCTTGATACGGCTCTTGCTATTCAGCGCAAATCCGGCGGCTCGCTCGGGAAAATACTTGTCGAAAACGGTTTTGTTTCAGAAAAAGAGATGATGATCGCGATGAGCCGCCAGCTGAATATGCCGCCCATTGACCTTTCCAAATACAAAATAGACAAGTCGCTTTCCGAATTGATCCCTGAAAAAGTCGCCAGGCAATATCAGCTTATTCCTATATCAAAGCTCGGCAAGGTGCTCACCGTGGCTATGTCGGATCCTCTAAACCTTTTTGCCATAGATGACCTCAAGATATTGACTAATTATAAGATAGATCTGGTTATCGCCACGGAAAACGATATCAGGGAGGCTATAAATAATTATTACGGATTGCATGCGCAGGAGATATCAAAGATATTGGAAGAGATACCGCATTATGATCTGGAAATTGCAGGAAAAGATGCGGAAGAGGATATGGATGTAAGTGACATAGCGGAACAATCTAAGAGCGCTCCGATAGTTAAGATAGTGAACCTTATTTTAAACGAGGCCATGAAGCGCCGTGCCAGCGATATACACATAGAGCCGGCTGAAAAAGCTCTGCGCATACGCTACCGGATAGACGGTAATCTCCGCGAAGTTCTTAGCCTGCCCAAGAAGAATCAAAATGCCGTAATAGCCCGTCTGAAGATAATGTCAAAACTCGATATAACGGAAACGCGACTTCCCCAAGATGGCCGTTTCAAGATAAATTTCGACGGTAAAGAGATCGATTTCCGCGTGTCGGTACTGCCGATAGCTTTTGGCGGTAAGATCGTTTTGAGGGCCCTCGACAAAGCCAATTTAAGTACCGGTATAGAAAAGCTGGGATTTTTGCCCGGGCCGATGAATACGTTTAAAACGGCGCTTAAGAGTCCTTACGGCATGATATTGGTGACCGGACCTACGGGAAGCGGTAAGTCCACGACGCTATATTCCATAATTACACAGCTTAACACTTCGGAGCGGAACATAGTGACGCTCGAAGATCCTGTCGAGTATGAGATTGAAGGTATTACTCAGATACCGGCAAGACCGGAAATAGGGCTTACATTTTCCAGCGGACTCAAATCCATTCTTCGGCAGAGCCCGGATATCGTCATGGTCGGTGAGATCAGGGATTCTGAGACGGCGGATATCGCCATAAAGGCGTCTCTGACAGGACAGCTGATCATGAGCACTCTGCACACCAACGATTCGGCCGGCGCGGTAACGCGCCTTATCGATATGGGCGTCGAACCATTCCTGGTTGCCTCGAGCCTCGTCCTGGCGTCCGCTCAGAGGTTGATGAGGAAGATATGCCCTAATTGCAAAACGGCCGTCGACATACCGGAAAGCGCGTTGAAAAGGTTCGGTTTAAGTCATGAAGACGCCGAGCGGCGCGGTGTGAAGAATTTTTATCATGGTAAGGGGTGCGCAAAATGCAATAGTACCGGCTATTACGGCAGGATAGGCATTCTGGAGGCGCTTCTTATCGACGACAAAGTACGCGACATGATAATGAAGAAAGTTTCCAGCGATGTCATAAAAGATTACGCTGTAAAGGAACTGCACATGATGACGCTCAGAGATAACGCCGTGGAAAATTTAATGAGCGGAGCCACTTCGTTCGAAGAGGTGCTACGGGTTACTTCGGAGGATTAA